Below is a genomic region from Hippea sp. KM1.
GCTATGAAGTATTCTATACGGCCGTTTACCTTATAAGGCACAATGGTATTGATAAAGTCAATTACCGTTCCATCCTTCTTTCTGTGCGATAATACACCGGAGAACGGTTTACCCTTCGATAGGCTTTCGTAAAACCTCTTTGTGTATTCTCTGTCGTCATTTTTGGTTGAAAATATGGAGTGGTGTTGACCTATGAGCTCTTCCTTTGTGTATCCACTTAGGTTTTCGGCCGTTTTGTTGGAATAGATTATGTTAAAATTCTTATCCAGAACCACGATAAAGTCGAATCCCCAATCCAGGGCAGTTAGGATCATCTTATGAAACATCTCCTCATGCAGCTTGCTGAGCGTTGATGAAAGCTGTTGTTTGATAATCTCTAACAATTTATACGATTTCTTGTCAAAGAACCCTATCCTTTTTGATATTAACACCACCACAAATTTTTCGTTGTTTTTTGTTATGATAGGTATTGCGCAACATGAGCCGATCTCCTTTTTGTTGGCCATATCGTTTATCGATTTGACTTTAAACGACTTCATGTTGCTTTGGATGTATACCCTGTTATACTTTATGGCCTTTAGGGCAGGTATGTGCGCTATGTCTTTGTTTTTTAGTTGTTTTAGGGTTTCTGATAGTGTTTGTGGTATATTTTTGTATCTTGAATCTTTGGCGTATATATGCCTTATGTTCATTTTGCAGTCGGCTATGAAGGCAACCTCAAAATCCCCTATATCGGCAAGTATCTTTATGGACTGTTTTAAGAACTCCTCCTGGTTTTTGAGGTTTAGTGAGAGCTTGGTTAAATGATACAAAACACCGTATAGCTTAACCTCTATCTTTAGCGTTTTCTTAAGGGACACCTCTTTTGTTATATCCCTTGCCAGGCTTACAAACTTAAAGGGTCTGTTGTTTTTAAAGATGGGAAGTATTGTTTCATCTAAATAAAAAACACTGCCACTCTTTGTCTTGTTGGGTAATACACCCCTCCATATTTTCCCTGAGTTTATTGTTTTCCACAGGTTTTTGTAAAAATCTACATCCCTTTTGTTTGATTTGAATATAGATACGCTCTTGCCTATTAACTCCTCCTTGGAATACCCTGATATTGCCTCAACAGCCTCGTTTACCCTTAAGATCCTGCCGTTTCTATCGGCGACCAGAAACCAGTTGGGCGATGCCTCTATGGCCCTGTTTAGAAGCACGGATTCGTTTTTTAGGTCGATGTTTGATATTGAAAATGATAGTGTTTCCTTTAACTCCTCCAACAGCCTTAAATGGCTTTCATCGAACGAACCCTTAAACCTACTCATTACAAGCAGGATGTATTCCGATATGGAGTTTTTAAGGATCGGTATGGCATATAGGGGGTGTATGTTGCAATCCCTCAATATGCCATCAGGATCGTTTAGATGGGCATCCCTTAAAACATCTGGCACCAATACAGAAACCCGGTTTTTGGCAATTTCTGATATGAAGAAGGGGTTTTTATTGATGAATAAGTCGATCAGGTGGTCTAATTGTGCGCTTTGTCTAATTTTGGCTGTAGAAGCAGACAGGCCGCCGCTTTCTGTTTTTAAAAGCAGGCAGCCCTCAAAACCTATCTCATCCACGACGATGGAGCAGACCTTCTTTAGAAGGCTATCTTCGTCTGTTTCTTTAAGGACAACCGATTCTATACGGCTTAAGGCTTCAAATAGGGCTTGATAGGTTTTCTCTTTTGTTCTGTCTATTAGTATTGCTAATCCTGACGGTTTACCCTCATAGGTTATGCTGTATGTGAAGCTGTCTATCCAGACAAAGGCGTTCTTGTTGTTTTTTACAGCGATCTCCCTGTATTCCTTTAGGGATCCCAACCCGTTTATTCTGGGTGTTGTCGATGTTCTGCCCTTTACAGCCTCGATTATCTCTTCTTTGTGGGAATGGATGAAATCAAGGAAGCTTTTTCCTATAAAATCATTCCCGTTCTCAAAACCAAATATCCTGGCTGCCACATCGTTGGCAAAGACCACCCTTCCGCCTTCCTGGTATATGAAGACACCAACAATACCGGTTGTTTTAAATATGTCGAATATAGGCGATTCCGATACCATTTTAGCTTTGGATTTTTCTATTTTACCCATCATACCTTAAATATCTCAACCAGCTCCTTAACCTTATCAGACATATCCTTTACTTCCTCTGAGATTCTGGCTATATCCTCAACCGCTTTGGCATTTTCTTGAGCCGCCTCAACCACCTCTTTTACCTGTGCATCGATTTCGGCAACCGTCGCAGAGAGTTGTTCTGTTGCGGCGGATGTGGTGTTGAGCTCATCGATTACGCTGTTGGCCTTCTCAACCACGCTCTCCACATGGAGCTTGTCTGTTTCTGCCCTTTTTTCCTCTTCCAGTATCATCTCGCTTGCCGTGTTTGTCTTCTCTATGGCCAATTTTGTGTCATTCTGCATTTTTATTATCATTTCCTTTATCTCGTTTGTTGCCCTCTGGGTCTTTTCAGCAAGCTTTCTGACCTCATCGGCAACAACGGCAAAGCCTCTTCCTGCCTCACCAGCCCTTGCCGCCTCAATGGCAGCATTCAATGCAAGCAGGTTGGTCTGGTCTGCTATCTCGTTTATGACATTGACGATCTGGCCTATCTGTTTTGAGGATTCACCAACAGCGTTTATCTGCTCAATTGCCTGTTTAGCCAGTGCTGCGTTTTCCTTCATCCTTTTGACCCTTTCCTCGATGTCCTTAAGCATCTGGTTGTTAACCTCACCCACATCCTGGGCGAGTATGTTAACATTTTCTGCTGCTTTTGCAACATTGTGTATGGCCTCAACCGTGTCTTTAACGGCACTGGCCATCTCTTCCATATTTCGTGTGGTTTCCTCTGTCGATGCGGATATCTGGGTTGCACTCGATGCCAATGTTGTTGATTGATTGCTTAACTCCTCGGCGTTTCTTCTGAGCTGAATAACTATGTTCCTCATGCTGTCTATTACCCTGTTTATGCCGCTTTTTAGTATGCCTATCTCGTTGCCTGTTATGATGTCAAACCTCTTGGTTAAATCCCCTTCTGCCAGATACTCCGTCTTCTTTACGGCATTGAGCAGTGGCGTAATTATATAGGCGCTGGTTATGAAATAAAGCACGATCATCAAGGCGATGAGTATGATTTGAGAGACAGACGCTATTACTGTTGCATTTATGCTGTTGGTTTTGATTTTTCTTGCCATGTCGTTTACGGTTTTCTTTTGATAGATCACGATTTCATCCATGGTTTTGTTTATGTTTTCTATGGTTCTGTCCACCTTGTCCATCAGCAGGTTTGTTTGTTGTGTATTTTGGTTGTTTATAAAACCCAAGGCCATGTTCTTGCCCGCTATGTATGTCTCTTTGAGTTGGTCTTTGATCCTTAGCAAGTTTTCTTTAACCGTTAGGTCGAGGTTTTTTAAGGATAAGCTGTTTTTGATTTCCTTGTTGGCTTTGTTGAAGTAAAAACTCGCCTTCTCTAAATCTTCCTCACTCTTGGTTAATGCAGCCCGTTTGAAATAATCTGACATGTTTGATGCATCACACTTTATCTCCTCAAGGTTGGTTAGCAGGGTAAACTCCTTGGATGCTAAAAGATAGCTCCTCTTTGTGTTGTCTGTTGAGAGAATGAAATTAACCACCAGAGACACAGCTGAGATTGTAATAACAAACAATACTGAAAAAAGAAACAGTTTACGGAGAGAAATATTCTTCATTACAGCACCTCCATTCTTAAATTAGATTTTTTCTTAGATATTAACTTTTTTCATTCTGTAAACTCACACTTCATCTAATTTTTTATGTTGCAACAGAGTATAAATATTTTTTTTTTTTTCTTTTCAAGAGGTTATGTTGTGATATATATTTAATTGGTAAATTTCTATGCCTAAAAATATTTTTTGTGTTGGTATTTATATTGTAAGATAATTGTATCTTAACATTACTCTTCCTCTTTACAATGCTTTTGTCCATTTTGTAAAATAGACAATGAGGGGTGGCAATATGCAGGTTCTGTTTGTTCTTTTGCTTGTTGTTTTCAGCGGTTTTTTGCTGTTTTCCCATAGGAACATAAAGAGCGAGAGTCAGTTTACCATAGCCGGAAGGGGGTTGTCTTCAGGCGGTGTCTCCTTTGTCATTATAGGAACGCTGGTTGGCGGTGCATCGACAATAGGCACGGTTCAGCTTGCCTATACCTTCGGGCTTGCGGCCTGGATATTTACACTTTTTAGCGGTGTTGCCTGCCTGGTGTTGGGATTGTTTTTTTCTAAGCTATTGAGGAGTTCTGAGGTTGTCACGGTTTCTGAACTGATAGGCCTAAAATTTGGCAAAAGGATTCAAAAATACTCAAGCATCTTTGGTTCTGTTGGTATGTATATACACATCGTTGCCCAGTTTCTTGCCGCTATGTCTATAGTTGAAACCGTTTTCGGATTCGGTGGTATTTCGTCTATGTTGGTGGTTTTTGTGTTGATATTTGTGTTTGTCGCAAGCGGCGGTATAGTTAGTTCATCCTCTGTTGGCAAAATAAAGGTCTATCTTTTGTATGGCTTGATGGTTATGGGTGCAGCTATAGCACTTTTTAAGCAACACGGACTGTTTAGTCTTATAAACGCCGTGCCAGATATGAATATGTTGAGCCTATTCTCATACGGTAAGGCCAAGGCCTTGAAGGACATGTTCTCCATGGTTATAGGGGTTTTGTCAACCCAGACCTATCTTCAGGCCATCTTTTCTGCTAAAGACATAAAAACAGCGAGAAAGGGCGCATTCTTAAGCGCTGCGCTTATACCCCCTATAGGTCTTTTTGGTATTATAATAGGGATCTATATGCGCATACACTATCCTGAACTTGCCCAGAATACGACCCAGGTGTTTCCCTATTTTATAAAGATGTATTTCAATCCAATAATTGCCGCTATCTTTATGGCTGGCCTAACGATTATTATTGTGGGCACTGCATCGGGCCTGACTTTAGGTGTTACAACCAATCTGTATGTGGATATCTTAAAAGACGGTATATTGGCAAAATTCAGGGTATCCGAGGTGTTTAAACTTAAAACGATAGCCTTTGTTGTGCTTGCATCGTCGATGTTGATAGTTGTGTTGGGCCTGGATTCAAAGATTCTGGATTGGAGCTATATGTCTATGGGCATAAGGGGCTCTGCCGTATTTGTCCCCCTTCTTCTGATTATGTTGGTTAAGGATGAGGATTACCTAAAAAAGCTGTCCCCTGTCGTTTGGCTATCGCCTTTGGTTTATCTGCTCCTTGCCGTTTTGATGGGCTGAATAACAGTTTGGGTGATTAACAGGTGGTGTTTTTCATTGACAAATTCGGGTTTTTCTATTAACTTTTTAGGCGGTCTGTGGGCGGTTAGCTCAGCGGAAGAGCGCTTGCTTCACACGCAAGAGGTCACAGGTTCGACACCTGTACCGCCCACCATTTCTAACCATCAGCTTCTGTAAAGCCCATCTAAAACAAGCTTATAACCATCCTCCTTTGGTCTGATTTTTGTTGAATATCAAGGTAAACCGTGTTAACCTGTAAAAAAGTTAAGCATCGGATTTTTTGTGGTTAACAAAACTTCACCAGGTCTCTTTTTCTTGACTTTGTGGAATTTTTAATTATAATACTTCGCAGTTAATAAAATTTTTCCTTTGAGGTGTAAATGTTTGAAAAACTCCTTCAAATACACAACCAACTAAAGCCCCAGATAGAGAAGAAGCTTGAGGAATTCAGAGCGGTCTGGGATTCTTCAGAGGAGAGGGTTTTTGAGGAGTTGCTTTTTTGCCTTCTGACACCACAGTCGAAGGCCGAAAGGGCCTGGCAGATAATTGAAAACCTAAAAAGGGATGGCAAGCTGCTTGATTGCGATGAAGAGGAGTTAAGGGAAAGGCTTAGGGGTGTTAGGTTCAAAAACAACAAGGCAAGGTATGTAAGGATGGCTATGGATAGATTCTCAAGAAACGGCAGGGTTATATTAAAAGAGAGGCTTTCTCTGTTTAACGATCAGAAAGAGGCCCGAAAGTGGCTGGTTGACAATGTTAAGGGAATGGGGTATAAAGAATCAAGTCATTTTTTGAGGAACATAGGAAGGGGAGAGGAGCTTTCAATTCTGGATAGGCACATCTTAAGGGCGCTTGTTGATTTAGGCCTTGTAAGAGAAATTCCAAAGACAATCACACCTTCGGTTTATCTGAGGCTTGAGGAGAAGGTTAAAAAGCTATCCAGCGCCACAGCCATACCGATGGCTCATCTGGATTTTGTTCTATGGCAGATGCAGACAAATAGGATATTTAAATAGGAGGAGATGGAAGTGAAGAAGTACAGATGTATCGTGTGTGGATATATTTACGATCCACAGTTGGGTGATGAGGAGAACGATATAGAGCCCAATACACCGTTTGAGGATTTACCCGAGGATTGGACATGCCCCATATGTGGAGCATCAAAAGAAGATTTTGAGGAGGTGAAACAAGATGATTAAGAAGCTTAAGGAAGGTGTTTACAATGTCGGTGCTATCGATTGGGATAGAACCCTGTTTGATGAGATAGTGCCGACCCCGCAAGGCACAAGCTATAACGCCTATCTGGTTATAGGGAAGGACAAGACGGCGTTAATTGATACGGTTGAGCCTCAGAAATTTGATGAGTTGAAGAAGAATTTAGAGGAAATGGGTATTGAAAGGATCGATTATATAGTCTCAAACCACGCAGAACAGGACCATTCGGGCAGCATACCGATGATGTTGGATATGTATCCTGAGGCTGAGCTTATAACCAACGAGAAATGTAAGGGCTTTGAGATGGATCTGCTCCACATACCCGAGGATAAATTCACCGTTATAAAAGAGAACGACGAGATCGATTTGGGTGGCAAGACGCTTAGGTTTATCATGACTCCCTGGGTTCACTGGCCAGAGACCATGAGCACATACCTTGTTGAGGATAGGATACTCTTTAGCTGCGACTTCTTCGGCTCCCATGTGGCCACATCCTATACATTTGCAAAATATTACGATAAGGTCTATCACGAGGCCAAAAGATACTATGCAGAGATTATGATGCCGTTTAGGAACTTTATTGAGAAGAATATAAAGAAGGTTGAGGCTTTGGATATTGATATGATTGCCCCAAGCCACGGGCCGGTTTTTGATAACCCCGAATACATCATAAACGCATACAAGGAGTGGATCGACCCTGAGCCGCTTAATATGGTCTTGATAGCCTTTGTTTCTATGCATGAGAGCACCAGGAAGATGGTTGAATTCTTGGCCGATGAGCTTGAGAAGAGGGGTGTTGATGTAAAGATAAGAAACCTTACCACGGCGGATGTAGGCGAGATAGCCATGGATTTAGTTGATGTTGCAACCATTATTATAGCCACACCCACGGTGCTTGCGGGGGCTCATCCCAACGCCGTATATGGAGCGTATTTGGCCAATGTCTTAAGGCCAAAGGCCAAGTTTGCAGGTATCATAGGCTCTTTTAGCTGGGGTGGTAAGGCTGTGGATGTTATAAAATCCAACCTATCATCGTTAAAGGTGGAGCTGCTTGAGCCTGTATTGCTCAAAGGCCTGCCCAAGAAAGAGGGGTATGAGAAGCTTAAGGAGTTTGCTCAGTTGATTTATGAGAAACACAAAGAGGCGGGGTTGATTAAATGAAAAGGGCTATAGATTTCTGTCTGCCGGATCATGAGAATAACCAGCACTGCCTTGAGGATTTTAAAGGCAACTGGATTGTGCTTTACTTCTATCCAAAGGATAACACAAGCGGTTGCACCAGGGAGGCGGTTGAGTTTTCTCAGAAAAAAGAGGAATTTGAAAGGCTGGGCGCTGTCATCATAGGCATAAGCAAGGATTCACCAAAATCACATGCCAGGTTTATAGAAAAGCACAACCTGAGCATACTACTTTTGAGCGATGAGGAGCATAGGGTCTTGGAGGCATACGGCGCCTGGGGCAAGAAGAAGAATTACGGCAAGGAGTATTATGGCACAATAAGGAGCACATTCTTAATAGACCCCGACTTAAACATCGTTAAAGAGTGGAAAAATGTGAGGGTTAATGGGCATGTGGATAAAGTTTTGCAGGAACTTGAAAATCTTAAAAACCAACCTATTAATAGTGAAGAAGTGGTGAATGAGGAGACAGTGATAGAGGTTCTTAAGGATAGGCCTCTAAAGACAAAGGATATTGCCGAGATGCTCAATGCCGATAAGAAGGAAATCGAAAAGATCATAAAAAAGCTTAAGAAAGAGGGCAGGATAGAAAGCCCAAAAAGATGTTATTACCAGGCAAAGGAGGTTTAGGATGATTGCTAAAGAGATGGAAGAGGCGCTGAACAAGCAGATAAACGAGGAGTTGTATTCTGCGTATCTGTATCTGTCGATGTCTGCGTGGTTTGATTCTATTGGACTTAAGGGTTTTGCCAACTGGATGATGGTTCAGTATAAGGAAGAGACGGATCACGCCATGAGGTTGTTTAATTACCTGTCAAGGCAGGGTGCCAAGATAGAGCTTAAGGCAATTGCAGAGCCGCCAAAGGAGTGGAAATCGCCCCTTCATGCAATGGAGGAGACGCTTAAGCATGAGCAGCATATAACAAAGTGCATCAACGAGCTTGTGGATTTGGCTGAGAAGCTGAAAGATAGAGCGACCTATAACATGCTGCAGTGGTTTGTTGATGAGCAGGTCGAGGAAGAGGAGAACGACAGGGATATAATCGATAAACTCAAACTCGTTGAAGACAGCAAGCACGGCATACTGCTTGTGGATAAAGAGTTGGCTCAAAGGCAATATAAGCCTGAAATATAAAAAACAAGAGGAGGTGATGTTATGACACAGAAGTTGCAGGTATGGAAGTGCGATATTTGCGGTAATATCGTTGAGGTGATTCATGAGGGTGCGGATGCATTGGTATGTTGCGGTCAACCCATGAAGCTTTTAGAGGAACAGACAGCAGATTCATCCACAGAGAAGCATGTGCCCTTCATAGCAAGAGAGGGTAATGCCTATGTGGTTAAGGTGGGTGAGAATCAGGCACATCCAATGGAGGAGAAGCACTATATAGAGTGGATTGAGCTCATTGTTGACGGTGTTGTTTACAGGAAATTCTTAAGTCCTGGTGATGCACCCGAGGCAAGGTTTGAGGTGCCTGAAGGGAAAGAGGTTTCAGCAAGGGAGCTTTGCAATATCCACGGCCTGTGGGCAAAAAAGTAAATCAAACAAAAAAGGGGAGCCTCTGAAGACTCCCCTTTTTTAAAAAAATCCCAAAGCCAACAAGCTGTTAGGCTTTGATGTCGATTAGACTCCCTATCATTTCGTTTTGCGCCCTTAACACATTGACATTGGCCTTGTTTTGGGCCTGGTTGTTTATCTGGTTAACCGTCTGGTCAACGAGGCTTACATTGTTGCCGTTTCTATTGGGGGCTGCTTTGGATAGGGTGGTTTTGGCCTCAACCCCACCGCCTCCTGCTTCCTCATTTATGACATTGATCTGTTTGTAGTTCTTGGTGTTTATATTGGCCACATTGTTAGCCGTTACATCCTGTCTGTAAAAGGCATTTTTAATACCGCTTACAGATGTGTTTATATTCATAAGCTCCCCCTTTCTCTTTTCTTTACATTAAACTTAACACTTTTTTGCAGAAATTCAATGGGGGCTCTCTATTTTTTTAGGTTTTCTATGATCAACTGTGCGGCCTTTTTGCCTGAGTTGAGCATTCCTCCAAAAACAGGCCCCATCCTGTGAGAGCCACTAACGGCAACCGCAGCCATACCGGCCACTATTAGACCGGGATAGACCTCCTGGGTTTCCTCTATTGTTGACTGCTCACCAACCTCAGCCCACATGGGCTTCTCGCCAACCACAACACCCTGAGGTGTGTTGAGTTTTATACCCCCTTTGCGTGTTAGGATGCTGGCTATCTCTGCATCGTGCCCTGTTGCATCGACAACATACTTGCTTGTTATAACCAGTGGATCCACCAGAAGATGGGCCATATTGACGGTTGTCCATCCGACCACAAGACCGTTGACCCTGTATTGACCGTCTATCTTCTTAAAGACAACATCCTCAACCTCTATGGCGTTGAATATCTTTGCACCCGCCTTAACGGCCTTTGATATGAGTGTTGTTGTGGCCTCTATGGAGTCTGCGGTGTAATAGCCGTCTGTATATTTCTCATAGTTGATGCCAAACTCCTCTAATATCTCCCTTCCTATATCCTGCACGACTATCTCGTTAAAGAGCATTGCGCCGCCCCACATGCCGCCACCGATGGTTAGCCTTTTGTCGAATATGGCCACCTTTACATTGGCCTTTGCTAAATAGTATGCACAAACCAATCCAGCTGGTCCGCCGCCGACAATGGCTGCATCGCACTCCAGGTAATCGATCAGCTTGTTCATATACCTTTCGACAATGGCTTTTGATATGATTTTCTCATCTAAGTTATTCATCAAACTCACCTCCTAATTTTTTCCTACATAGTATATGTGGTCGGGCAGTTCAACCTTTGTTATGAGCTTCTTTATGAGGTTTTTGTTTCTTGTTATAATTACGCCTTTCCTCTTTCTGTTTATTGGATGCATCTGCATCTTTAAGCCCCTCTCAAGATAGAAAAACAGCCTCAAATTTCCACCATCAGTCATAACATACTTTGGTCGTTCTTGCAAAACAATTTTTGCCAGATCGCCCCCGATCTTTCTGTAATTGGTATAGTATGAGTAAAGATAGCCCTTATAGGTTGCATCGAAGAGGAACTTTAGCGAAACAGAGAGTATTACAAGCCCCAAAAGCAGGCCAAAAGGTTGAGTTAGCTCCTTTTTTAATATAAATATGCCTGTTGCTGCGGTTATGATACCCAACAAACATCCCAAATAGGACGGGTTTTTGACAAACTCTGCACAGAAGACAAAGCCGACCAGGAACAGAAACACCTCAAAAATCAAAAACCAGCTTATGATTTTTTTAAAATTAAGCGTCTCTGTGTATTCCAGCTCATAGTAGAGTATACCCAAAACTATGGCGATCACGGCAAAAAGAACCAGGGCGTATCGGCTTCTGCCATCGGGCAGTATGGCATACACCAAAAAATTGGGTATGAAGGCGGCCAGGAAGAAGTCGAACAACCTCTTTATTTGCGGCTCGCTTTTTAGGAGTTCCTTAAATCCATCCCTGATGGATCTGTCTATAAAGAGCAATAGGGTTAATGAGAATGGCAGGTAATGAATAAAGAAGTTTAAGGGGAAGAATAGAAAGTGTCCAACGGCATCGCCTATCCTTTCTATGCTCAACACCCTGCTGCCCGATGCCTGTATGATAAACCCTAAAGCATAGTTGAATCGGTGTATGTCCCCCTTTGATACAAGGGCAAGCCAGCCTGTGAATAGGCCAACAATGAAAAAACCACCCAGGATTGTGTTTTCTGATAGTATGAGTTTCTTGTTTTTCCTTATGATGGCAAAACTTAAAAGCGTAAAATAGAAGTAATGCAGAGCAGGCAAGCCTTTGGTGAGCAGGGCCAATGCAGTAATAACGCTGCCCAAAAATATCCTCTCATAGAATATGCATACCATTGATGCAAACAGTAAAAAGGAGAAGAACATATCCGTCTCTGCAAGCATACCGTAATGAAAATAGGCTATGTATGACAAACCGAAGGAGAATGCCCCGAACAGTCCTGCCTCAAGCCCCAGTGTGTCCTTAAGCAGAAGCAGTATCAACAGAAGTATGCCAAACATCGACAAAACGGACACAGCCCTTGCTGAGAACTCATTTTCTCCAAAGAGTTTAAAAAACATCGCTATAACTATATTGTGCAGAGGGGGTTTTCTAAAGTAATCCCTGCCAAGCACATGGGGTGTTATATAGTCGTGGGTATAGTTCATCTCAAGGGCTATGATGGCTCTTCTTGGCTCTTCATGTTGAAAATACATCTTGCCCAAATTGAAGAACGCTGCAAATAGGTATATGGAAAAAAGCAGGATAAGGAGCGGTTTAGATACCCTCATCTAAGATCTCTTTTAGTTTTTCTGCTGCTATTGTGGCGTTTTCGAAGTGGTTTTCGAACACGATGTCTGCGTATCTCTCATACAGGGCTGTCCTTTCCTCATACATCTGGTATATTGTTTGATCCTTTGGTTTTGCAAGCCCCCTTAGGCTGTAATCGCCGAGTCTTTTCTTTATCTGATCAAAGTCCACCTTTATATAGACAATCAGGCTTATGCCTTTTAGGTATTCCATGGCTTTTTTTGAATATACAACGCTACCGCCTGTGGCTATGATGCTGTTTTTCACATTTAGGGAGAGTAT
It encodes:
- a CDS encoding flagellar basal body protein, encoding MNINTSVSGIKNAFYRQDVTANNVANINTKNYKQINVINEEAGGGGVEAKTTLSKAAPNRNGNNVSLVDQTVNQINNQAQNKANVNVLRAQNEMIGSLIDIKA
- a CDS encoding sulfide-dependent adenosine diphosphate thiazole synthase; its protein translation is MNNLDEKIISKAIVERYMNKLIDYLECDAAIVGGGPAGLVCAYYLAKANVKVAIFDKRLTIGGGMWGGAMLFNEIVVQDIGREILEEFGINYEKYTDGYYTADSIEATTTLISKAVKAGAKIFNAIEVEDVVFKKIDGQYRVNGLVVGWTTVNMAHLLVDPLVITSKYVVDATGHDAEIASILTRKGGIKLNTPQGVVVGEKPMWAEVGEQSTIEETQEVYPGLIVAGMAAVAVSGSHRMGPVFGGMLNSGKKAAQLIIENLKK
- a CDS encoding ArnT family glycosyltransferase, translating into MRVSKPLLILLFSIYLFAAFFNLGKMYFQHEEPRRAIIALEMNYTHDYITPHVLGRDYFRKPPLHNIVIAMFFKLFGENEFSARAVSVLSMFGILLLILLLLKDTLGLEAGLFGAFSFGLSYIAYFHYGMLAETDMFFSFLLFASMVCIFYERIFLGSVITALALLTKGLPALHYFYFTLLSFAIIRKNKKLILSENTILGGFFIVGLFTGWLALVSKGDIHRFNYALGFIIQASGSRVLSIERIGDAVGHFLFFPLNFFIHYLPFSLTLLLFIDRSIRDGFKELLKSEPQIKRLFDFFLAAFIPNFLVYAILPDGRSRYALVLFAVIAIVLGILYYELEYTETLNFKKIISWFLIFEVFLFLVGFVFCAEFVKNPSYLGCLLGIITAATGIFILKKELTQPFGLLLGLVILSVSLKFLFDATYKGYLYSYYTNYRKIGGDLAKIVLQERPKYVMTDGGNLRLFFYLERGLKMQMHPINRKRKGVIITRNKNLIKKLITKVELPDHIYYVGKN
- a CDS encoding shikimate kinase translates to MGRMNVSLIGMPSSGKSSIGVILAKMMGLDFTDTDILIQNNTKKTLQQIVDGEGYLKLRQIEEETILSLNVKNSIIATGGSVVYSKKAMEYLKGISLIVYIKVDFDQIKKRLGDYSLRGLAKPKDQTIYQMYEERTALYERYADIVFENHFENATIAAEKLKEILDEGI